A region of Catenibacterium mitsuokai DNA encodes the following proteins:
- the yfmF gene encoding EF-P 5-aminopentanol modification-associated protein YfmF, with protein sequence MNKIYQMNGYQLHLISSKKFKDITISVRFKGRFTRETVTSRSVLGFLMITGTMKHPTQKDLSRTLEDLYGANLSANISSAGKGHIITFKNTCVNQEFLPINENLLIKQVDLLNELVNHPYIVDNHFDEEMTELKKQEITYRIMADMDDKMGYAFDRMVDYMGRGSVLGLRSTGYIEDMDNINAYTLVETYNDMIQNDDKHVYVVGDIDESIVSIFEERLQFPRAVHEPYPTAYIYQNERIHLLDIIEKQDIVQSKLVMGYKANCCTLSKNTAAMSVFSNLLGGYSQSRLFQVVREKNSLCYFIHSSYDPMNGIMTIAAGIDMDNYDKTKELIGKQIKDLQVGHITDEELSMVKTMLINALSKVDDDPDSIISFNWRRDIINSQDTIEDKQNAIKNVTKEDVIKCAQSIELDTIYFLTGKEFYEENLLSNN encoded by the coding sequence ATGAACAAGATCTATCAAATGAATGGATATCAACTTCACTTGATTTCATCTAAGAAATTTAAAGATATTACAATCTCTGTTCGTTTTAAAGGACGTTTTACAAGAGAAACAGTCACAAGTAGAAGTGTTCTAGGATTCTTAATGATCACTGGAACTATGAAACATCCAACACAGAAGGACTTATCTAGAACACTAGAAGATTTATATGGTGCAAATCTTTCTGCTAATATTTCTTCAGCAGGTAAAGGTCATATTATTACTTTTAAGAATACATGTGTTAATCAGGAATTCCTTCCTATCAATGAAAATCTACTCATTAAACAGGTAGATTTATTAAATGAATTAGTGAATCATCCTTATATAGTGGATAACCATTTCGATGAAGAAATGACTGAACTTAAGAAACAAGAAATTACATATCGTATTATGGCTGATATGGACGATAAGATGGGCTATGCCTTTGATCGTATGGTAGATTATATGGGAAGAGGAAGTGTTCTAGGATTACGTTCTACAGGCTATATAGAAGATATGGATAACATCAATGCTTATACTCTTGTAGAAACATATAACGATATGATCCAAAATGATGATAAGCATGTTTATGTAGTAGGGGATATAGATGAAAGTATCGTTTCTATTTTCGAAGAAAGATTACAGTTCCCACGTGCAGTTCATGAGCCTTATCCTACTGCTTATATTTATCAGAATGAGCGTATTCATCTTTTAGATATCATTGAAAAACAGGATATCGTCCAGTCTAAGCTCGTTATGGGGTATAAGGCAAACTGCTGTACCTTAAGCAAAAATACAGCTGCAATGAGCGTATTTTCTAATTTATTAGGAGGTTATTCTCAATCTAGACTATTCCAGGTAGTCAGAGAAAAAAACAGCTTATGTTACTTCATTCATTCAAGTTATGATCCAATGAATGGTATTATGACCATTGCAGCAGGCATTGATATGGATAATTATGATAAGACTAAAGAGTTAATTGGAAAACAGATCAAAGACTTGCAGGTTGGTCATATCACCGATGAAGAATTATCAATGGTAAAAACTATGTTAATCAATGCATTATCTAAAGTAGATGATGATCCAGATTCCATTATCTCATTCAATTGGAGAAGAGATATCATTAATAGTCAGGATACTATTGAAGATAAACAGAATGCAATTAAAAATGTCACTAAAGAAGATGTTATTAAATGTGCTCAAAGTATAGAATTAGATACAATCTATTTCTTGACTGGAAAGGAGTTCTATGAAGAAAACTTATTATCCAACAATTAA
- a CDS encoding ABC transporter permease, with translation MSIVYFLFAQTLLFAIPLMIVALGGMFSERSGVVNLALEGIMIIGGFAGVFYLNYMQSNDILHGMPLLLTGLLISGIVGVLFSMLHAFAAIHLSADQTISGTALNMLAPALGIFIAKTVQDGMQNVSFTNEFRISEVPGLSSIPVLGDLFFKNCYFTTFLGIAILIISWYFLMKTKTGLRIRSCGENPQAADAAGISVYKIRYLGVGISGFLAGMGGLIYILPISTEFTCTVAGYGFLALAVLIFGNWTPLRIAGAAFFFGFMKTLSYTYNSVPLLAKMSLPDTTYKLIPYVATLILLAFTSKNSAAPRADGVPYDKSKR, from the coding sequence ATGAGTATAGTTTATTTCCTTTTTGCTCAGACTTTACTATTTGCCATTCCATTAATGATTGTTGCTTTGGGTGGTATGTTCTCTGAACGAAGTGGTGTTGTTAACTTAGCCCTTGAAGGTATTATGATCATCGGCGGTTTTGCTGGTGTATTCTATTTAAATTATATGCAGTCTAATGATATTCTTCATGGTATGCCACTTCTTTTAACAGGTTTACTTATTTCAGGAATTGTCGGTGTACTATTTAGTATGCTTCATGCCTTTGCAGCCATTCATTTAAGTGCTGACCAGACTATTTCTGGTACTGCATTAAATATGCTTGCTCCAGCACTTGGTATCTTTATCGCAAAAACTGTACAGGATGGTATGCAGAACGTTTCATTCACTAATGAATTCAGAATTTCTGAAGTTCCTGGACTTAGCAGTATTCCAGTACTTGGTGATTTATTCTTCAAAAACTGTTACTTTACTACATTCCTAGGCATTGCGATTCTTATCATTTCTTGGTATTTCCTTATGAAAACCAAGACTGGTTTAAGAATCCGTTCTTGTGGTGAAAACCCTCAGGCAGCAGATGCTGCAGGGATCAGTGTTTATAAAATCAGATATCTAGGTGTAGGTATTTCTGGTTTCTTAGCTGGTATGGGTGGACTTATTTATATCCTACCAATCTCTACAGAATTCACCTGCACTGTTGCTGGTTATGGTTTCTTAGCTTTAGCTGTATTAATCTTTGGTAACTGGACACCATTAAGAATTGCTGGTGCAGCATTCTTCTTCGGTTTCATGAAGACATTATCTTATACATATAACTCAGTTCCATTACTTGCTAAAATGTCTTTACCTGATACAACATATAAATTAATTCCATATGTTGCTACTTTAATTCTATTAGCATTTACATCTAAGAACTCTGCTGCGCCTCGTGCAGATGGTGTGCCTTACGATAAGTCTAAACGTTAA
- a CDS encoding IS1595 family transposase: MSNKVLKPKKASLYQFTQKYSNNIDNCIEFFKSMKWPDGFSCDRCGCHKYYLVKRVGKTKTSYVLECSSCHKQHSLLSGTIFQSCKLDLYKLLLGIFLFFNKNKGISAVELCSILDVNYKTALLLESKCRILMSLSNSDKLLNSLFYEADVFNIGAKSKNKAGRASEQQPVLGILSTDKENNYPRFIKLRLINDYTGLSLKKNIEQCCVLSHAALLNTDGEKGFNTLGTEIQVKNEKISYEEKNHRLLWLNIIIGNIKNNITGIYHGITKREMPLFLNEQEYRFNHRNMGKTVMDKIKKYLQKSFPISHRLIVYILNISAPHFS; the protein is encoded by the coding sequence ATGTCAAACAAAGTATTAAAGCCTAAGAAAGCTTCTCTTTATCAGTTCACTCAGAAATATTCCAACAATATTGATAACTGCATTGAATTCTTCAAATCCATGAAATGGCCTGACGGCTTTTCATGTGACCGTTGTGGCTGTCATAAGTATTACCTAGTCAAGCGTGTAGGAAAGACCAAGACTTCATATGTTCTTGAATGCAGCTCATGCCATAAGCAGCATTCACTGCTTTCAGGCACTATTTTTCAGAGTTGCAAGCTTGATCTATACAAGCTTCTGTTAGGTATCTTCCTTTTCTTCAATAAAAATAAAGGAATCAGTGCAGTAGAGTTATGTTCAATACTAGACGTCAACTATAAGACTGCACTTCTTCTTGAAAGCAAGTGTAGAATTCTTATGTCACTAAGCAATTCAGACAAGCTGCTCAACAGCCTTTTCTATGAGGCAGATGTCTTTAATATTGGCGCAAAATCCAAGAATAAAGCGGGTCGTGCAAGTGAACAGCAACCTGTTTTGGGCATTCTATCTACAGATAAAGAGAATAACTATCCCCGGTTTATTAAGTTAAGACTCATCAATGATTATACTGGTCTATCACTTAAGAAAAACATAGAACAGTGCTGTGTATTATCACATGCTGCATTGCTTAATACTGATGGCGAGAAAGGCTTTAATACATTAGGCACAGAAATACAGGTAAAGAACGAGAAAATCAGCTATGAAGAAAAGAATCATAGACTACTCTGGTTAAATATAATAATTGGTAATATTAAAAATAATATTACTGGGATATATCATGGAATAACTAAAAGAGAGATGCCTTTATTCCTGAATGAACAGGAGTATAGATTTAACCACAGAAATATGGGAAAGACTGTTATGGATAAAATCAAGAAATACCTACAGAAATCATTTCCTATCAGTCATAGACTGATAGTATATATCCTGAATATTTCTGCTCCACATTTCTCTTAA
- the yfmH gene encoding EF-P 5-aminopentanol modification-associated protein YfmH, which produces MKKTYYPTIKETLYHEKMSNGLNVYLMPKDGFTKTYGLFSTRFGSIDRSFIPLGETDLITVPDGVAHFLEHKMFDMEDGDASEKFAALGASSNAFTSHSRTAYLFNTATNVDECTELLLDFVQELNVTPESIEKEKGIINQEIGMYNDDPDWRGYFGAISNLYHNHPVRIDIAGTVETVAEIDYDILQKCYHTFYHPSNMMLFVSGNFDPEHLMSIIRDNQAKKSFKDMPPIVRGDHNEPETIFKDYEENVMDVTMPKVNVAIKVNHVPQSPEEKLKRQLSFYIFMDMLFSKSSDLRDEWTKEGLINDSFFTNFSQERDFSHIIFAGDSPKPDELMAHIHQLIADIPHMTLDEEAFNRMKRNNIGTLIGFFNSIETIASLFSQYYLEGINLFDLFEAYQALTIADIKNILPLFCMDLTSNFIIRPLKANA; this is translated from the coding sequence ATGAAGAAAACTTATTATCCAACAATTAAAGAAACTCTATATCATGAAAAGATGAGCAATGGACTTAATGTCTATCTCATGCCTAAGGATGGTTTTACAAAGACATATGGTTTATTTTCAACACGTTTTGGTTCTATTGACCGTAGTTTCATTCCTCTAGGAGAAACAGATTTAATCACAGTACCTGATGGTGTCGCTCATTTTCTAGAACATAAGATGTTCGATATGGAAGATGGGGATGCCTCAGAAAAATTTGCCGCACTTGGTGCAAGCAGTAACGCCTTCACTTCTCATAGCCGTACTGCTTATTTATTCAATACGGCTACAAATGTTGATGAATGTACTGAATTGTTATTAGACTTTGTTCAGGAATTAAATGTCACTCCTGAAAGTATTGAAAAAGAGAAGGGCATCATTAATCAGGAAATAGGCATGTATAATGATGATCCTGACTGGCGTGGTTATTTTGGTGCTATCAGCAACCTTTATCATAATCATCCTGTTAGAATTGATATTGCAGGTACTGTTGAAACAGTGGCAGAAATTGATTATGACATCTTACAGAAGTGTTACCACACATTCTATCATCCTTCTAATATGATGTTATTTGTATCAGGAAACTTTGACCCTGAACACTTAATGTCTATTATTCGAGATAATCAGGCAAAGAAAAGTTTCAAAGATATGCCACCGATTGTAAGAGGGGATCATAATGAACCTGAAACCATCTTTAAGGACTATGAAGAAAACGTAATGGATGTCACTATGCCTAAAGTCAACGTGGCAATCAAGGTGAATCATGTCCCTCAATCACCTGAAGAAAAGCTTAAAAGACAGCTTTCTTTCTATATCTTCATGGATATGTTATTCTCTAAGAGTAGTGATTTAAGAGATGAATGGACTAAGGAGGGATTGATCAATGATTCATTCTTTACTAATTTCTCACAGGAACGTGATTTCTCTCATATTATCTTTGCGGGAGATAGTCCAAAACCGGATGAATTAATGGCTCATATTCATCAATTAATTGCAGATATTCCACATATGACATTAGATGAAGAAGCATTCAATAGAATGAAAAGAAACAATATTGGAACTCTTATTGGTTTCTTCAACTCTATCGAAACAATCGCTTCACTATTTAGTCAATACTATTTAGAGGGAATCAATTTATTTGACTTATTTGAAGCATATCAGGCTCT
- a CDS encoding ABC transporter permease: MKSNKPALMERASFKSIVSSLLAILMGLVVGFIIILIANPSDALQGLSILLTGGFREGLSSIGQVIYLAVPIMMTGLSVSFAYKCGEFNIGVPGQYLVGSFTAVFIALRATFIPDNLVWIFAILGAGIAGALWALIPGILKAARNVNVVISGIMCNYIGMLLVIQGIKATIYNSTGAESYAVPSTRSIPGFGLNQIFGDRVNLGIIIAILLCILAWFIMNKTTFGYELKACGFNKDAARYAGMNEKKCIVLALVISGFFAGVGGALTYLCGTGKTLPITETLPNEGWNGIPVALLGFSNPIGCIFAALFIGYINVGGNYMQALNIAIEVIDIIVAVIIYFASFTLFIKALLERYQRNKKRKAEIQNEGGKTE, from the coding sequence ATGAAAAGTAATAAACCCGCTTTAATGGAACGTGCCAGCTTCAAATCAATTGTGTCTTCTTTACTCGCAATTTTAATGGGGCTAGTCGTTGGTTTTATCATTATCTTAATTGCTAATCCTAGTGATGCACTTCAGGGATTATCTATTTTATTAACAGGTGGCTTTAGAGAAGGGCTATCTAGTATTGGACAGGTTATTTATTTAGCAGTACCAATCATGATGACTGGTCTATCTGTTTCATTTGCTTATAAATGTGGTGAATTCAATATCGGTGTACCTGGACAGTATTTAGTAGGAAGCTTCACTGCTGTATTTATCGCATTAAGAGCTACTTTTATTCCAGATAATTTAGTATGGATTTTTGCTATTTTAGGAGCTGGAATTGCTGGTGCTTTATGGGCACTTATTCCTGGTATCTTAAAAGCAGCTCGTAACGTAAACGTTGTTATTTCTGGTATCATGTGTAACTATATCGGTATGTTACTTGTTATCCAGGGCATTAAAGCAACTATCTACAACTCTACAGGTGCAGAAAGCTATGCAGTACCTAGTACACGTAGTATTCCTGGCTTTGGGCTCAATCAGATTTTTGGTGATCGTGTTAATTTAGGTATCATTATTGCTATCTTACTTTGTATACTTGCTTGGTTTATTATGAATAAAACTACTTTTGGTTATGAACTAAAAGCATGTGGTTTCAATAAAGATGCAGCAAGATATGCAGGTATGAACGAAAAGAAATGTATCGTTTTAGCACTTGTGATTTCTGGATTCTTTGCAGGTGTAGGTGGTGCCTTAACTTACTTATGTGGTACTGGTAAAACTTTACCAATCACTGAAACATTACCAAACGAAGGCTGGAACGGTATCCCAGTAGCCTTACTTGGCTTTTCTAATCCAATTGGATGTATCTTCGCTGCATTATTCATTGGTTATATTAATGTTGGTGGTAACTATATGCAGGCACTTAATATTGCGATTGAAGTTATTGATATTATCGTTGCTGTTATTATCTACTTTGCTTCATTCACATTATTCATCAAAGCCTTATTAGAACGTTATCAAAGAAATAAAAAGAGAAAAGCAGAAATACAGAATGAAGGAGGTAAAACAGAATGA
- a CDS encoding ABC transporter ATP-binding protein: protein MEYAIEMLNITKEFPGIKANDDITLQVKKGEIHALLGENGAGKSTLMSILFGLYQPDMGEIKINGQSVKINDPNDANKYNIGMVHQHFKLVHNFTVLENIILGVEEKGLFGKLKTDNARKKVMSLSEKYHLNIDPDAKIEDITVGMQQRVEILKMLYRNNDILIFDEPTAVLTPQEIDELMKIMKELIKEGKSIIFITHKLNEIKAVADRCTIIRKGRYVGTVNVADVTKEQLSEMMVGHKVNLTVTKDDHEPSDVVLKVDHLSYQPKTSDKLLLNDVSFEVRKGEIVCIAGIDGNGQSELIYNLTGLEQPNMGHVYLNDDEITHKSIRYRNDHGLSHIPEDRHKHGLVLDYTLGENLILKSYYKKDFQNHGIINFDAMNTYADRLIEEYDVRSGEGRNSIVRGMSGGNQQKAIIAREVEQNDDLLIAVQPTRGLDVGAIEFIHKQIVKTRDNNKAVLLVSLELDEVMNLSDRILVMYEGEIVADLNPKETTIQELGLYMAGSKRGEGYEK, encoded by the coding sequence TTGGAATATGCTATTGAAATGCTTAATATCACAAAAGAATTCCCTGGTATTAAAGCAAACGACGATATTACTCTTCAAGTAAAAAAAGGCGAAATTCATGCTTTATTAGGTGAGAATGGTGCTGGTAAATCTACTTTGATGAGTATTTTATTTGGTCTTTATCAGCCTGATATGGGTGAAATAAAGATTAATGGACAAAGCGTTAAAATCAATGACCCAAATGATGCCAATAAATATAACATTGGTATGGTGCATCAACATTTTAAGCTTGTTCATAATTTCACTGTATTGGAAAACATTATTTTAGGTGTTGAAGAGAAAGGGTTATTTGGTAAGCTCAAGACAGATAATGCACGCAAGAAGGTGATGAGCTTATCTGAGAAATATCATTTAAACATTGATCCAGATGCAAAGATCGAAGATATTACTGTTGGTATGCAGCAGCGTGTAGAAATCTTAAAGATGTTATATAGAAATAATGATATCTTGATTTTTGATGAACCTACAGCAGTACTCACTCCACAGGAAATTGATGAGTTAATGAAAATCATGAAGGAACTTATTAAGGAAGGTAAATCCATCATTTTCATTACTCATAAGTTAAATGAAATTAAAGCAGTAGCGGATCGCTGTACAATCATTCGTAAGGGACGTTATGTTGGTACAGTCAATGTAGCTGATGTGACTAAAGAACAGTTATCAGAAATGATGGTTGGTCATAAGGTAAACTTGACAGTCACTAAAGATGATCATGAGCCATCTGATGTTGTATTAAAGGTTGACCATTTAAGCTATCAGCCTAAGACTTCAGATAAACTTCTTTTAAATGATGTTTCATTTGAAGTAAGAAAAGGTGAAATTGTTTGTATTGCTGGTATTGATGGCAATGGTCAGAGTGAATTGATCTATAACTTAACTGGACTTGAACAGCCTAATATGGGTCATGTTTACTTAAATGATGATGAAATTACACATAAGAGTATTCGTTATCGTAATGACCATGGGTTATCTCATATCCCAGAAGATCGTCATAAACATGGGTTAGTTCTTGATTATACTCTTGGTGAAAACTTGATTTTAAAATCATATTATAAGAAAGACTTCCAGAATCATGGCATTATTAATTTTGACGCAATGAATACTTATGCTGATCGTCTTATTGAAGAATATGATGTACGTTCAGGTGAAGGTAGAAATTCTATTGTGCGTGGTATGTCTGGTGGTAACCAGCAGAAAGCCATTATTGCGAGAGAAGTAGAACAGAATGATGACCTACTTATTGCAGTACAGCCTACACGTGGTCTAGATGTTGGGGCTATTGAATTTATTCATAAGCAGATTGTTAAGACAAGAGACAACAATAAAGCAGTATTACTTGTATCACTTGAACTTGATGAAGTTATGAACTTATCAGATCGTATTTTAGTTATGTATGAAGGGGAAATCGTTGCGGATCTTAATCCAAAAGAGACTACTATTCAGGAATTAGGACTTTATATGGCAGGTTCTAAGAGAGGAGAAGGTTATGAAAAGTAA